A stretch of the Nematostella vectensis chromosome 1, jaNemVect1.1, whole genome shotgun sequence genome encodes the following:
- the LOC5516359 gene encoding A disintegrin and metalloproteinase with thrombospondin motifs 9 isoform X1, translating into MKLVYTALLALISSAASAYTATPHRHVHKSSRWDKAYTDYREVTPVRVNETGDAFPSSQQFLSYSSSVRDSGPLYYNLTVYGRTLRLRLLRDHSGFVSPGLVVEHVFSAGHKLPLDSGLAHCFYTGSIQGDSLSSAILSVCHGLRGTFFTGGQEYFIEPREQERLVSRQHPRRIHIVYRSLPDHINSTAGATCGLKDTYHPLNTSHPHADSPPAPSRANTRGKARGRGKRYIEAGYVETMVTADKSMVDAFPSKAELQSFIITIMGMVARIYRDKTIGNSINIVLVKIIILEIDLPELEITSNAASSLRSFCKWQTKMNKPSDEEPGHFDTAILLTRTDICRAAGKCDTLGLAELGTVCNPSRSCSIVEVTGLSSAFTIAHELAHVFNVPHDGDHNMCDEKSGNYNLMAPSLSFNTKPWMWSTCSRDAIRLFFDLGYGKCLEDKPDERQETQFDFELPGEKYSANDQCQLIFGSQSRLCPFLFEDPCMRLWCVKNLGKRRGCQTHHMPWADGTPCGNHKWCIRGKCVKNRRMKIVDGQWGNWAAFGACSRTCGGGIQFAKRECNNPEPENGGLYCQGARKRFRSCNSEECPPGSKDFRALQCAQLNNKPVRISGVAKTVNWLPKYQGVREEDRCKLYCQVESKRIHFKMSDKVIDGTPCQQFSSDVCVDGKCISAGCDRIVGSQAKYDVCRVCNGDNTTCKKHKGTYRKIAYGYNPVYKIPAGSTNVVIIEYGSRDADNFLALKQVGPTARYLINGGSVVSLGERTYQIEGASIYYSGSDKAEEMIKITGKTQEDLLLEVLSVGKLTPPNVHYSLNVPFIGPHKFKWIIKRWTPCNRLCQGRRRRKVRCARVSDKRLVKSSRCKHLPRPASPSEKCNTDCELRWRTEREDKCSAHCGPGKQKQKSDCMRVTGNKWQLVNVKYCKHLERPLAVVPCEGKCENTRWVYTRWSQCSRTCGSGIKTRRANCVDHKGDFLPDADCRPSDRLLLQQVCEAECPKWRAADWEQCSASCGSGMQSRVVQCSVGSVIHPDSACPRAAKPTGTQRCNQQPCPAWETRNWSGCSVSCGVGEKTRSVTCRYNGTSISPTRCDRALRPSLTERCTQPPCPTQAFIYPETKWKAGPWSQCSQSCGDQGRRMRRVTCADSRGVAVAERLCDAPNRPATYERCNVKPCTSWKHGAWGLCSKSCGKGVQSRIVKCAYENWKIAKDSQCDPFKRPPEQRECELQKCEGLALHVNKQATVLPTDPYRPLTPAHQPTWRTSAWGACSVTCGKGIRRRPVTCTRNGRTSNACVQDSRPADTEVCTNAACPTWIMGSWSECSVTCGFGYKRREVYCSRNNCDTARKPTQLLKCELPVCPQWNAGDWGQCSLTCGGGVQTRRIDCSSSLTKCDHRKKPVESRRCNTEACPATWREGPWSKCSVTCGEGIQLHTVVCSTGNQSQCKKPKPSEARKCQLPACPEWTVGKWSECSRTCGGGISARTVTCSSRDQPCYRMSKPPTTRICNSQDCPRWNAGQWSQCSVTCGRGNIRRLVECVPAGSNCEARYRPSDSRPCLMQPCAEWNVGAWSQCSVSCGRGQRRRNVYCLPEGGNCDLRVKPSEIQPCAKKACPEWTVGRWSECSVTCGSGKASRQVLCEPAGSQCDNATRPASVRVCALGECPTWKSGPWEKCSKTCGVGFQARSVYCTASSVDKCDEKKPSSRRQCNIRPCPRWISEQWSQCSVSCGRGVQSRAVKCSTDELECDAETKPNSRQPCGKVECPTWTAGPWRKCSVSCGEGVQRRLVQCQSQHRKHCDRRTRPSDVRRCSAGTCPVWVPGSWSECSVTCGEGTRKRTVDCNSGEKNCDMRSRPIERERCNMGGCPTWEAGRWSICSVTCGDGVQTRDVTCSTRDDRCNAKSMPQRQRKCNLGACPVWRVGPWEKCSVTCGEGVVRRVVTCSAGGNRCQDDTKPEVVKLCELPDCPSWLSQEWGECSVSCGGGTKTRAVTCSPSPDACGALRKPPSSMRCNGQRCPTWTVGPWEECSVTCGVGLQSRPVRCDTQRKPCDPDNKPDSTQQCNRSACPEWAAGPWEQCSVTCGAGVKRRTVTCTSDNITCNESQKPPHVARCEKGECPRWTAGAWSECSSTCGSGVRTRFVSCKPRDGTCNPEDKPDAYKECDVMECPTWSVGQWSSCSVTCGVGRRLRSVVCSIHGKCDKQRQPSSSTLCNMGPCATWQTGTWSQCSVTCGKGTQVRTVTCSDKDTSACDLRTKPQSSTVCGTSQECPKWIIGNWSQCSRTCGIGITSREVQCILGNNSLPYASCDSNSRPVIRRVCQLIECVHGAKWRAGNWGECSSRCSSGIKTRRTWCTASNGTQIQDKYCSQPRRPRDQRECNRHRQCGDWETGAWSECSKSCGDGVKTRELRCLYNIEYANEENCEESTRPIAELPCRKQACPLYSDMFQWRTTSWTKCSRTCGFGSKSRYVTCVDKQGQPVPKSNCDGRPKPHAYLPCFEVKCPPKWKVGDWSECSRTCGDGGYQIRPVTCEGVPGVDECNKRNKPPIWRPCHLGPCSGEFKWRVGSWSECSVTCGTGQMKRAVRCLNARNELMPDAHCRQPALKPDEARPCTMPPCTPRTCREIQLTSGLQADGEHVLQVQGKLLKIYCHGMTTDDPKEYISLKTGSKDNFAEVYTKKLLDPNQCPSNGKHVDSCACYSQDYIDSGSSYFTKLRIDIVKMKIIPDDFQFASTRGLKPPPYATAGDCYSRKRCPQGRFSINLEGTGIELSPDVRWRSTGRSFTQLIYRYPEGKRVIAKCGGRCGTCSPATGIGLQVLVSRGHGIR; encoded by the exons ATGAAGCTGGTCTACACCGCTCTACTAGCGCTCATCTCGTCCGCAGCGTCCGCATACACCGCCACACCACACAGGCACG TTCACAAGTCCTCAAGATGGGACAAGGCTTATACTGACTACAGAGAAGTCACTCCTGTGCGAGTTAACGAGACGGGAGATGCATTTCCAAGCAGCCAGCAATTTTTATCGTATAGTAGCAGCGTGCGGGACAGTGGACCTTTGTATTATAACTTGACAGTCTATGGAAGAACTTTGAGGCTTCGGTTGCTCCGGGATCATTCGGGTTTTGTGTCACCGGGTCTTGTTGTAGAACATGTGTTTAGTGCGGGACACAAATTACCACTGGACTCCGGGTTAGCTCATTGTTTTTATACAGGATCCATACAAGGAGACTCTTTATCCAGCGCGATTCTTAGCGTTTGTCACGGGCTG AGAGGTACGTTTTTTACGGGAGGGCAAGAGTATTTTATTGAGCCCAGAGAGCAGGAAAGGCTCGTCAGCCGGCAACATCCACGACGAATTCACATAGTGTATCGTAGTTTGCCAGATCACATTAACTCGACCGCCGGCGCCACCTGTGGCCTTAAAG ATACTTATCATCCACTGAATACCTCACACCCCCACGCAGACTCGCCACCTGCACCATCTCGCGCGAACACGCGAGGGAAGGCACGAGGTCGGGGCAAGAGGTATATAGAGGCAGGTTATGTGGAGACCATGGTTACTGCTGATAAGTCCATGGTGGACGCATTTCCGAGCAAGGCGGAGCTACAGAGCTTTATCATTACTATCATGGGAATG GTTGCGCGCATCTACCGGGACAAGACAATCGGGAATTCCATCAACATCGTGCTTGTCAAGATTATCATACTGGAGATAGACCTT CCGGAGCTGGAAATCACGTCGAACGCTGCCAGCTCGTTGCGAAGCTTCTGCAAATGGCAAACAAAGATGAACAAACCGTCTGACGAAGAACCCGGGCACTTCGATACGGCAATCCTTCTTACCAG AACAGATATCTGTCGTGCAGCTGGCAAATGCGACACTCTAG GTCTTGCAGAGCTCGGCACGGTCTGCAACCCGTCTCGCAGCTGCTCCATCGTGGAGGTTACAGGGCTCAGTAGTGCCTTTACCATCGCGCACGAGCTCGCTCACGT GTTCAATGTCCCTCATGATGGCGACCATAACATGTGCGACGAGAAGAGCGGGAACTACAACCTGATGGCGCCATCTCTCAGCTTTAACACCAAGCCATGGATGTGGTCTACGTGCTCTCGTGACGCCATCAGACTGTTCTTCGA TTTAGGGTACGGCAAGTGTCTGGAAGACAAGCCTGATGAACGGCAGGAAACGCAGTTCGACTTTGAGCTCCCGGGAGAGAAGTACAGCGCAAACGACCAGTGTCAACTCATCTTTGGATCACAGTCACGGCTCTGTCCTTTCTTG TTCGAGGATCCGTGCATGCGACTATGGTGCGTCAAGAACCTTGGCAAGAGGCGAGGCTGCCAGACCCATCACATGCCATGGGCGGACGGTACTCCATGTGGGAACCACAAG TGGTGCATTCGTGGAAAGTGTGTCAAGAATCGTCGTATGAAGATCGTAGATGGGCAGTGGGGGAACTGGGCCGCGTTTGGCGCTTGCAGTAGGACATGCGGAGGTGGCATTCAGTTCGCCAAGCGAGAGTGCAACAACCCTGA ACCTGAAAACGGAGGGTTGTACTGCCAAGGAGCGCGCAAAAGATTTAGATCCTGTAACTCTGAG GAGTGTCCGCCAGGCAGCAAGGACTTCAGAGCGCTTCAGTGTGCGCAGCTGAACAACAAGCCGGTTCGAATAAGCGGTGTGGCAAAAACGGTGAATTGGCTGCCGAAGTATCAGGGCG TTCGTGAGGAGGATAGATGTAAGCTTTACTGTCAGGTGGAGTCGAAAAGGATTCATTTCAAAATGAGTGATAAAGTCATCGACGGAACACCGTGCCAACAGTTTTCTTCTGATGTTTGTGTCGACGGCAAGTGTATC AGTGCGGGATGTGATCGTATCGTGGGATCGCAGGCGAAGTATGACGTCTGTCGCGTTTGTAATGGTGATAATACCACGTGCAAGAAGCACAAAGGCACTTATAGAAAGATAGCCTATG GATACAACCCTGTTTACAAAATCCCAGCCGGCTCTACCAATGTCGTAATTATTGAGTATGGAAGCAGAGATGCAGATAACTTCTTGG CCCTAAAGCAAGTTGGCCCTACCGCTAGATATTTAATAAACGGCGGCTCGGTTGTCAGCTTGGGAGAGAGAACCTACCAAATAGAAGGCGCATCAATTTATTACTCTGGTTCAGACAAAGCAGAAGAAATGATTAAGATTACTGGCAAGACTCAAGAGGATCTGCTTCTTGAG GTGCTGTCTGTTGGAAAATTGACGCCGCCAAACGTCCATTATTCGCTGAATGTTCCTTTCATCGGGCCACACAAGTTCAAGTGGATTATAAAGCGCTGGACACCTTGTAATCGCCTATGCCAAG GTAGAAGGAGACGAAAGGTCAGATGCGCCCGCGTGAGCGATAAACGTCTTGTAAAAAGTAGTCGATGCAAGCACTTGCCTCGGCCAGCTTCGCCAAGCGAGAAGTGTAACACAGACTGCGAGCTGAG GTGGCGCACGGAGCGAGAAGATAAATGCTCAGCACACTGCGGACCCGGCAAACAGAAACAGAAGTCGGACTGCATGCGGGTGACAGGCAATAAATGGCAACTGGTGAATGTCAAGTATTGTAAGCACTTGGAGCGACCACTAGCCGTGGTGCCTTGTGAGGGCAAATGCGAAAACACTAGATGGGTTTACACGCGCTGGTCACAG TGTTCGAGAACGTGTGGCTCAGGAATCAAGACTCGGCGAGCGAACTGTGTCGATCACAAGGGCGACTTCCTGCCAGACGCAGACTGCAGACCATCTGATCGCTTGCTCCTACAGCAAGTGTGTGAGGCCGAGTGCCCGAAATGGCGCGCAGCGGACTGGGAACAG TGCTCTGCGTCTTGTGGGAGTGGCATGCAGTCTCGCGTCGTGCAATGCAGTGTCGGATCTGTAATACATCCCGACTCAGCGTGCCCGCGAGCAGCTAAACCCACTGGAACTCAGCGGTGCAACCAGCAACCGTGTCCGGCTTGGGAGACTAGGAACTGGTCAGGG TGCTCGGTGAGCTGCGGTGTTGGCGAGAAGACTCGATCAGTCACGTGTCGTTACAATGGTACCAGCATATCGCCAACGAGATGCGATAGGGCGCTAAGGCCCAGCCTTACTGAGAGATGTACTCAGCCACCATGCCCGACCCAGGCTTTTATTTACCCTGAGACGAAGTGGAAAGCGGGGCCTTGGTCCCAG TGCTCTCAGTCGTGCGGTGATCAGGGGAGGCGAATGCGTCGGGTGACATGCGCAGACAGTCGCGGTGTTGCAGTGGCGGAGAGGTTGTGCGACGCTCCCAATCGTCCAGCTACGTACGAGAGATGTAACGTCAAGCCATGTACGTCGTGGAAACACGGGGCGTGGGGCCTT TGCTCAAAATCTTGCGGTAAGGGTGTCCAGTCTCGCATTGTCAAGTGTGCATACGAGAACTGGAAGATTGCAAAAGATTCTCAATGTGACCCTTTCAAGCGGCCTCCGGAGCAGCGAGAATGTGAGCTTCAAAAGTGTGAAGGGCTCGCGTTGCACGTCAACAAACAGGCGACTGTATTACCGACCGATCCTTACCGGCCACTGACCCCAGCCCACCAACCAACCTGGAGGACAAGCGCTTGGGGAGCA TGTTCCGTTACATGTGGTAAAGGAATTCGGCGTCGCCCAGTCACGTGTACTCGCAACGGACGAACCAGCAATGCATGCGTGCAAGACTCCAGGCCCGCTGACACCGAGGTGTGCACCAATGCTGCTTGCCCGACTTGGATCATGGGGTCGTGGAGTGAG TGTTCGGTGACTTGTGGATTCGGTTACAAAAGGCGGGAGGTCTACTGCAGTAGGAACAACTGCGATACAGCTAGAAAGCCTACTCAGCTGCTTAAGTGCGAGCTACCTGTGTGCCCGCAGTGGAATGCAGGGGATTGGGGACAG TGTTCTCTGACCTGCGGTGGGGGTGTACAGACCAGAAGAATCGACTGCAGCTCTTCCCTAACCAAGTGCGACCACCGCAAGAAGCCAGTCGAAAGTCGGCGCTGTAATACAGAGGCGTGCCCTGCCACGTGGCGCGAGGGACCTTGGAGTAAG TGTTCTGTTACATGTGGCGAGGGAATCCAGTTACACACTGTTGTTTGTAGCACCGGGAACCAAAGTCAGTGCAAAAAGCCAAAACCTTCAGAGGCTAGGAAGTGCCAACTACCAGCCTGTCCTGAATGGACCGTGGGAAAGTGGAGCGAG TGCTCTCGTACATGCGGTGGTGGTATTAGCGCAAGGACAGTCACGTGCAGCTCACGTGATCAACCTTGCTATCGAATGAGTAAACCACCCACGACAAGGATATGTAACTCACAGGACTGTCCAAGATGGAATGCTGGACAGTGGAGCCAG TGCTCCGTGACATGTGGTCGAGGAAACATCAGAAgacttgtcgagtgtgtgcCGGCCGGAAGCAACTGCGAGGCGAGATACAGGCCTTCTGACTCTCGTCCGTGCCTCATGCAGCCATGCGCAGAGTGGAATGTTGGAGCCTGGAGTCAG TGCTCTGTTAGCTGTGGTAGAGGCCAAAGAAGAAGGAATGTCTATTGTTTGCCCGAGGGAGGGAATTGCGATCTAAGAGTCAAGCCATCAGAAATACAACCCTGCGCGAAAAAGGCGTGCCCAGAATGGACTGTTGGACGCTGGAGCGAG TGCTCAGTGACATGTGGCTCTGGCAAAGCGTCCAGGCAAGTCTTGTGTGAGCCTGCTGGCAGCCAATGTGACAATGCCACGCGGCCAGCCAGCGTGCGAGTATGCGCACTGGGAGAATGCCCCACCTGGAAGTCCGGCCCTTGGGAAAAG TGCTCCAAGACTTGTGGTGTCGGGTTCCAGGCTCGCTCGGTTTACTGCACGGCTTCCAGTGTGGATAAATGCGATGAGAAAAAGCCATCCTCTCGACGCCAGTGCAATATTCGCCCCTGTCCACGGTGGATAAGTGAACAATGGAGTCAG TGTTCCGTCAGTTGCGGACGTGGTGTCCAGTCCCGCGCCGTCAAGTGCAGTACAGATGAGCTAGAGTGTGATGCGGAGACCAAGCCCAACAGTAGACAGCCCTGTGGAAAGGTGGAATGTCCTACGTGGACCGCTGGACCATGGAGAAAG TGTTCTGTGAGCTGTGGTGAGGGTGTTCAGCGTCGATTGGTCCAATGCCAATCCCAGCATCGCAAGCACTGTGACCGACGCACCCGACCCAGTGATGTCAGACGATGTAGCGCCGGGACGTGTCCAGTCTGGGTCCCAGGCTCTTGGAGTGAG TGCTCTGTCACTTGTGGTGAAGGAACGCGCAAGCGGACAGTGGATTGTAACAGCGGTGAGAAGAATTGCGACATGCGCAGCAGGCCGATTGAAAGGGAGAGATGCAACATGGGAGGTTGTCCCACATGGGAAGCTGGCCGCTGGAGCATT TGTTCCGTGACGTGTGGTGACGGGGTACAGACGCGTGATGTGACATGTAGCACGCGTGACGACAGATGTAACGCCAAGTCTATGCCACAGCGTCAAAGGAAATGTAATCTTGGGGCGTGTCCCGTGTGGAGAGTGGGGCCGTGGGAAAAG TGCTCTGTAACCTGTGGCGAGGGTGTCGTCAGACGTGTGGTCACGTGCAGTGCCGGAGGCAATCGTTGTCAGGACGACACTAAACCGGAAGTAGTCAAGCTGTGCGAGCTCCCTGACTGTCCAAGCTGGCTCTCGCAAGAATGGGGCGAG TGCTCTGTAAGCTGCGGGGGAGGGACAAAAACAAGGGCAGTCACGTGTTCTCCTAGTCCTGATGCATGTGGTGCGCTCAGAAAACCACCGTCGAGCATGCGCTGTAACGGGCAAAGGTGTCCCACATGGACCGTGGGGCCTTGGGAAGAG TGCTCCGTGACGTGCGGCGTGGGCTTGCAGTCTCGTCCGGTGAGATGTGACACTCAGCGGAAACCGTGTGACCCGGACAATAAACCGGACAGCACGCAGCAGTGCAATCGATCGGCCTGTCCGGAGTGGGCCGCTGGGCCTTGGGAACAG TGTTCCGTCACTTGTGGCGCTGGTGTCAAACGGAGAACAGTCACCTGCACTTCAGACAACATTACCTGTAACGAGTCACAAAAACCGCCACACGTAGCCAGGTGCGAAAAGGGGGAATGTCCTAGGTGGACTGCTGGAGCGTGGAGTGAGTGCTCCTCGACATGTGGCAGTGGGGTACGAACGCGCTTCGTGTCCTGCAAGCCGCGGGATGGAACTTGTAATCCAGAGGATAAGCCGGACGCATACAAGGAATGCGACGTTATGGAATGCCCCACATGGAGTGTAGGCCAATGGAGCTCC TGCTCGGTCACGTGTGGTGTCGGGCGCAGGCTTCGTTCGGTCGTGTGCTCCATTCACGGAAAGTGCGATAAGCAGCGGCAGCCCTCGTCGTCCACCCTGTGTAACATGGGACCGTGCGCGACATGGCAGACTGGGACTTGGAGTCAG TGCTCAGTAACCTGCGGTAAAGGGACCCAGGTACGAACTGTCACCTGCTCCGATAAAGACACAAGCGCATGCGACCTGCGCACGAAACCACAGTCCAGTACCGTGTGCGGCACCAGTCAAGAATGCCCTAAATGGATTATTGGCAACTGGAGTCAG TGTTCGCGTACGTGCGGAATCGGCATCACGAGCCGTGAGGTACAGTGCATTCTTGGAAACAATTCCCTCCCTTACGCCTCGTGTGACAGCAACAGTCGTCCCGTCATCAGAAGAGTGTGCCAGCTGATCGAGTGTGTGCATGGCGCCAAGTGGCGAGCGGGAAACTGGGGCGAG TGTTCCTCACGATGCTCGTCTGGCATCAAGACGCGCAGAACCTGGTGCACAGCAAGCAACGGGACTCAGATACAAGACAAGTACTGCAGTCAACCTAGGCGACCCCGAGACCAGCGAGAATGCAACCGTCATCGGCAGTGTGGGGACTGGGAGACCGGGGCATGGAGTGAG TGCTCCAAGTCATGTGGCGACGGGGTCAAGACGCGCGAATTGCGCTGTCTCTACAATATCGAGTACGCGAATGAAGAGAATTGTGAAGAGTCCACCAGACCTATCGCCGAACTTCCATGCCGCAAGCAGGCGTGCCCTCTCTATAGCGACATGTTTCAATGGAGGACTACCTCGTGGACTAAG TGTTCGCGGACGTGCGGGTTCGGCAGCAAGTCCCGTTATGTGACCTGTGTCGACAAGCAAGGACAACCTGTCCCCAAGTCAAACTGTGATGGTCGACCCAAGCCTCACGCGTATCTACCCTGCTTCGAAGTCAAGTGCCCGCCCAAGTGGAAAGTGGGCGACTGGTCTGAG TGTTCGAGAACGTGCGGTGACGGCGGTTACCAGATAAGACCGGTCACGTGTGAAGGCGTGCCCGGTGTAGATGAGTGCAACAAGAGAAATAAGCCGCCGATCTGGCGCCCGTGTCATCTGGGGCCCTGCAGCGGCGAGTTCAAGTGGAGAGTCGGCTCCTGGTCGGAG TGTTCGGTGACCTGTGGTACCGGACAGATGAAGAGAGCCGTCCGGTGTCTAAATGCCAGGAACGAGCTGATGCCGGACGCGCACTGCAGACAGCCCGCGCTGAAACCAGACGAAGCACGGCCATGTACCATGCCACCAT GTACCCCACGGACCTGTCGAGAAATACAGTTGACCAGTGGATTGCAGGCGGATGGAGAGCACGTGCTGCAAGTCCAGGGGAAATTGCTCAAa ATTTATTGTCACGGAATGACTACGGATGATCCCAAAGAGTACATCTCTCTCAAGACCGGATCCAAGGACAACTTTGCAGAGGTGTACACTAAAAA ACTACTGGATCCTAATCAGTGCCCGAGTAATGGCAAACACGTCGACAGCTGCGCATGCTACTCCCAGGATTATATTGATTCCGGATCATCGTACTTCACTAAATTAAGGATAGATATTGTCAAGATGAAAATAATAC CCGATGATTTCCAATTCGCGTCGACACGTGGTCTCAAACCGCCCCCTTACGCCACCGCTGGGGATTGCTATAGCCGAAAACGATGtccacag GGccgttttagtataaatctagAAGGAACAGGGATAGAGCTCTCACCCGATGTTCGGTGGAGATCAACTGGCCGATCATTTACGCAATTAATCTACAGATACCCC GAGGGCAAGCGAGTTATCGCGAAATGCGGGGGGCGATGTGGGACGTGTAGCCCTGCGACTGGCATCGGACTTCAAGTTTTAGTAAGCAGAG gccaCGGTATCAGGTAG